Proteins found in one Muntiacus reevesi chromosome 2, mMunRee1.1, whole genome shotgun sequence genomic segment:
- the LOC136158958 gene encoding putative killer cell immunoglobulin-like receptor like protein KIR3DP1, producing MWPTLLSLLSLGFCVSLRIWAAVGAYEKPSLSAWPSPVVPLGQTVTLHCHSRSPFTIFRLFKRNGTSLPELQGHHINTFTLGPVTRAHAGSYTCSRGYRSPHSDPLQIVVTGVFTKPAISAHPGPLMKAGGHVTLRCHSPLLLDKFILQQGNSTGHFQRHRETFTGGHAAADFFIGPMTLGSVGTYRCYGSLSRSPYEWSAPSDPMDIIITGLSKKPFLSAQVGPVVRSGENVTLLCSSKSAFDQFHLLREGENLGRPLAGGRGPRGALQAEFPLGPGTPAHSGAYSCYGSFTRSPYMWSEPSDPLLLSVTGSTISTCPSPMDPHTTEEAGLLQERSIALSIVLGLAIAFTSTSIFLAALFCHWCSTPNHLAIMEGEPQEDRAVSGVDSPAEDVIYAHLNLGTLSERLNTPTPLSPMHPFPEPSAYEEFNVKKDRAEP from the exons GTGCATATGAGAAACCTTCTTTGTCAGCCTGGCCAAGCCCCGTTGTTCCCTTAGGACAGACTGTGACTCTTCACTGTCACTCCCGTTCTCCATTTACAATATTCAGACTGTTCAAAAGAAATGGGACCAGTTTGCCCGAGCTCCAGGGACATCATATCAACACCTTCACCCTTGGCCCCGTGACCAGAGCACATGCCGGGTCCTACACGTGTTCTAGAGGCTACCGGTCCCCACACAGTGACCCCCTGCAGATTGTGGTCACAG GTGTGTTCACAAAACCCGCCATCTCAGCCCACCCAGGCCCCCTCATGAAGGCGGGAGGGCATGTGACCCTTCGCTGTCACTCACCGCTGTTGCTTGACAAGTTTATCCTGCAACAGGGAAACAGCACAGGGCATTTCCAGAGACATAGAGAGACGTTCACGGGCGGGCATGCCGCAGCTGACTTCTTCATTGGCCCCATGACCTTGGGGAGTGTGGGCACCTACCGATGCTATGGCTCTCTCAGCCGCTCCCCCTATGAGTGGTCAGcccccagcgaccccatggacatcatCATCACAG GTCTGTCCAAGAAACCCTTTCTCTCAGCCCAGGTGGGCCCCGTGGTGAGGTCAGGAGAGAACGTGACCTTGCTCTGCAGCTCCAAGAGTGCCTTTGACCAGTTCCATCTGCTCAGGGAGGGGGAGAACCTTGGGCGCCCGCTCGCTGGAGGCAGGGGCCCCCGCGGAGCCCTCCAAGCTGAGTTCCCTCTGGGTCCTGGGACCCCAGCCCACAGCGGGGCCTACAGCTGCTATGGCTCCTTCACTCGCTCTCCCTACATGTGGTCAGAACCCAGCGATCCCCTGCTCCTGTCTGTCACAG GTTCCACTATAAGTACTTGCCCTTCACCCATGGATCCACACACCACAGAAG AGGCTGGGCTTCTTCAAGAACGCTCCATTGCGCTGTCCATCGTCCTTGGGCTTGCCATAGCCTTCACCTCTACCAGCATCTTCCTCGCTGCTCTTTTCTGTCACTGGTGTTCTACCCCAAATC ATCTTGCCATTATGGAAGGAGAGCCCCAGGAAGACCGAGCAGTGAGCGGTGTG GACTCTCCAGCAGAAGACGTGATATATGCTCACTTGAACCTCGGGACCCTTTCTGAGAGACTGAATACTCCCACCCCCCTGAGCCCCATGCACCCCTTCCCCGAGCCCAGTGCCTATGAGGAATTCAATGTAAAGAAAGACCGTGCTGAACCTTGA